Below is a window of Humulus lupulus chromosome 2, drHumLupu1.1, whole genome shotgun sequence DNA.
ATTGAATTGTAGCTATTGTTTCTTGAATTCATATTggataaatgattttttttaatattgttgCATATTAATGGTCGATTACCATTCTTAAACTAAGAAAAATGCTAATCATCAGTTAATGTGTCTGAATTCTCAGATTTCGGAAAAACATTTTTAAATTGAAAATTTCACCCAGAAACCAATTATTAGTTTTGACTCTTTTACTATCATTGTAGGTCAATTAATTTTATGATTGGGTAACATAATATCGATTGGAATTGTGGATGGATATATTGTTCATTTATGTTACTAAGAATATAGACGATGATAGTTGGAGGGTCTAGACAATGAGAATGATCGTCAAAGGTTTGCACAATAATCGGAGATCTTTTGCTAAAGGTGATAGAGAGAatcttatattattttttttataccaATCACGATAAGTTGTGTGGGTTTATGTTATTGGCAAGTTGGTTGAGGAGAAATATAGGATttataatataactttatttgagttaaattcataaaaaaaaaacctagttCTTTAAAAAAATCTTGTAAAAAGTTTATGTTATCAAAATACCATGTAATTTGAAATGtttcatatataattttttttttctatatgtaTGTAAAAAAGCCCTAACTTTATTGGAttgtagttatatatttttatctttatatataattaatacatttaatataattatattttttttcaaaaaaaaattaatactcaTTACAAATTACatataaaatgataaaaaaaaaaagattaagacTAAATTAGcatatattatgtttatgtttaaatTAGCTTTTATAAATTTGACATAATTTGTTTGGACTAAATTTTGTATTATTATGTATATATGgttatatatattgatttgtGTTCACTCATAAGCGTTTATAGTATATATGATTATTTGTAGATATTTTATACTCATTAGAATAAAATTGGTACCCCTACTTATTTAAAATAATCTTATATAAAATGTGAGTATaacttttttaataaaataaagtatGGAATAATTAAGCAGACCGTACATATTGCGGTTGACATCTCTATAACCCTGCTATCTTACTTTCATAATAAAGTCTTTTTGTTTCAAAGTTGTTTAATGTTACATACCTTACCAATAATGTAAAACATCGTGAATTaaaccatataaatatatattataattaattcacatgaacactatttgttttctttttattatctACAACAATTAGGGCACCACAATATGCAACTCTAATTGGACTTTCCAAAGCTAATAATGAATGGCTTAATCGGCAAATTTAAAATACGTCACTAAATTAAAAGATATACTTTGGAGGGAGCACATAGTATATATATAGTGTAGAGCCACTTATCTTTTAAATCACAGATATATTTcttaattgtaatatttttttatgaaaattgaCTCTATTAAGTCGACACAACCTCAACTATTTATACCTATCATGATAGTATTCGCATGCCGTCATCATATGAAGGATATAAATGTAAAAGAATacttcaaaaaaaattataataatggTCTGACATAAACACACTAAACCATGGAATATCAACCAAAGCTGATTATTATtactataattattattttatttaatctttATTATATATGCCCACAGTCTTTCGATCCCCCGGCCACTAtccaatatattaatattaagaCCACTAATGCAATAAAGTGGATTAAGgtgtataatattatatatgcagGGGTGACGTATTATGTCTCacttattataatttaataataaatgaCGTTTACTATCTTAAACTAAATATAAATAGCGTTTCTACAAGGTGTCCAACACATTAAAACATGACATATCATTAGTATATTTTATtagtaaaataaatattgtatcattaaaaaatattgttttcTAGTATTTCATACTAATTTATGTGATGTGGAATATTTAACCAATGAAACTGCAGACATACCTTTGTTGATCTTTGTCTTGTTTTGTATTACTTTACAGTTCTAGACCAACAAATAAATTTTACAAATATTATGATAAATTTAACGAATATAAATCTATATTTATATGTGATGAGTGATGACTATGACTAGCGAGGGAACtctaaaagaaaattattatgtgattaagttcaaatttttattttatttattataattatttaataaatcatTTTAAACCTCTTAAACCAAATATAAAAGTTATAATTTATATGATGTAATAAACCTTAAAATATTAATACATATAATTTGTATTATAGCAAGTAAATTATACTAATTAATAAAGCTACGTACATACCCTTGCTGATCATTGTCTTGTTACAGTCGTAAACCAACTAATAAGTTTGacaaatattataataagatGGCAAGACGTAGCGTCTcgaacatgcatatatatatatatatatatctgattACTGTGAGTAGTGGGGAGACCCCAGGCCACAAAAATTTATTAATGGGTGTGTTGAAGAATGGACAATTAAACAAGAAGCCACCGCAACACACCCCACCCCCACCCCAAAAGGAGGTGCTTTATTTTACAGAATTTCAACTGGGCTGGATATGTATGGCAATTAAGTCTAAAGAGAAGTGCACTTCCACGTCATTTTCTTTAGTGGGAGACATTAAGAAATTATGAATGGTTCAATTATTCACATTTTTCtcgatatgttttatttttattagatcCATTGGACTAGTTAGTAGTTAAGAAGTTGACCAACTAACTTCATCTCTCTTTAGCTATAGATAGATAGCAGCCACATGTCCTTGCTCCCATCATATGATATGAGTGGTTTTTGGGCAGCGGCGCCGTCAAATCTAGATCCAATGGATATGCGCCGATATCTTCTTCTACTGTCGACATCTCAAATTGTGCCCTAGCAAATAACACTAAATACATGTTTAGTTTGAGGGGAAAATAGAATTAGAATCAGCTATTTggccacttaaaatgcttaattcTATACTctttcaaaaaagaaaaatgcTTAATGCTATTTGATGATGTGGCATATTAATATTGATATTGGTATAAATTAATATTGGATCCTTCTTATTTTTAACTTAAAATAATATATGTAGGATCTGATATTGATTTGCACTATTAATAGCATGTTACATCAAATAATTAGTATTACGTTGTGCATCTTAAGATATGTCATTTAGCATTTATTCTATTAGAATGGAAAGGAAATAAGTCTATTTTTGTTATTTTCATATATTTAGTTAGAAGAGCTAAAGTATTAGAATaacatttcataaaataatttttctACCATTTTAGCAAAATGATTATTCTATCgaaaaataaatacaatttttttaaggaaaatgaACTTTCATTCACTGATAATAAAATGGATCAGTCTTACAAATTAGAGAATACTCAAAGAGTAGTACATATTTCACACAAGAGATGACTCAAATAATGGTTACCCAAGTCGAATGCACAGTAGAACAACTCAACCAAAGAACTAAGATCTTCCCCAAACAAAGACAATAATACAAGTCGCCACCTAGATAAGACATTAAGACATATCTTCATACAACACTGACCTAACCACACAACCAACTGGAACAAAGTCCAAACAGTTCAAAACAATACAACAAAACTATGACACATGCCAAAGTCCTCAAAGAAATCAATGAAAAATCACCATTATTGGAAACCTAAAACATCCAAACCaaataacataacataatcaaaaaaacaaaataaaacaagcAAAACACAGCAGAACCCAAAGCCAAGATTGGGCTCCATCGAGACGAGGACCATTGCCTAGCACAAGCCCCACTCTATCTGCAACTACCACCACTCCACCAACCACCAAAGGTCCGCTACCCAAACCAGAGTTCGAAGTTAACAACGAATCTCTATTTTCATCACCCTCAACCAAACACACTTTTAGTCATATATGACTTATAACTAGATTCTATAGCAATCCAACTCTAATTGGATTtataaatcaaaatcaaaataagTTATTCACTTGACTAGTAGGAATCAATATCAGATTCAACAATACTcctattaatttgtttatttcatTTTAGAATCCAAATGTCTCTCTAGCTTGGATAGAAGATCCAACCCCATAATACTTTAAAGTTAACACTTTTGATTAATTTTAGCTTTTAAAATAAGGATAAATTTGCTCATGTATAATAAGTAAAAGGGAAAATGTGAATAGCAATCACCTTAATCTTGTTTATAATCTTATTATTTAGTGCCAAATTTATGTACAACCCACAATATATTCTCATTCGGATAAATTTAATCATACCTACTAATCATTTCTATTTGTATAACTCCATTAGCTAGTAAACACAAGTATTATTAGTTCCCTTTAAGAAAAACACAGTACTAGTCTATTCACTTCACTGTTAATGTTAATAATATCTTAGATATAGTTCATAACTTATAATGTGAAATGTATGTCATGATGAGTTTGGTTCAATTTTCTATTAAaagaacactacaagaaaaaggggCCACGACTACAGTTTTTAAGGTGGAACTACTTCGGTTTTCGCATAAATTTGCAACTGAAGTAGTTCGAGACAAAGTAAAAAAGTGggaaaaaaccgaagtgaaaaaggGATTTTCCACTTCGATTTTTATCACTACAGGAAAATTGGGTTCTAGCGACGACATTCCAATTTTCGTCGCTAGAGGTACTTTCAAACATAGCCGCCCACGTCTCCCCTATTTAGCGCGAACCCAAAtaaaaaaacccaccatttttttcttttccctGGTTTTTTTTCCCTCAGACCCATATATACCCCAAACCCCTTTCTCTCTCCTCTCAGACCGAAACCCTTCTCCTCTCAgaccccaaaccccaaacccttctCCTCTCAGACCCCAAACCTCAAACCCAAACTCCTCTCTCTGCATTGTAAGTCTCCCTCTCTCTTCTCTCAGACCTCAAACCCCAAACCATGAGAACCCCAATCGACTGAACCCCATCCTCTCGAGCATCCTCCGATCATCCTCTCGGGCCGATCTTCCTCTCGTGCAGCGACGTCCTCTCAGGAAGCTTCGTCGAAGGCAGCGACATTCACAAttagctttatatatatatagttaatattgttaatatatatttatttattttattgtaatattgttaacttaatatatatatatatataagccttGTAGCATTTCAGGGACCACTCTCGGGCATTTGCTGAAATTTTTCTTTGGATTCCAAGGACCACTGGTACATACATATAAACCCTCTTCTTATATTATGCACTATATGGTTTTTGCTATAAATTGGTGTTGCAATTAACTTTAAACAATATACTTTTGTTTCAACTAGATGCTGCAATTAACAGAAgtggatttttatttttaaggattttagtgattttcttttttaatgggatttattgGTTGATCATTTGTCGAATACCCCtgtttttatgtgttatgtgctcTGTGTTTTTATTGTTATGCACTGTGTTAGGCCTCCAATATACAGTGTTTTGATGGTTGATTTTATAATCTAAAATTTATTTATTGCTCTCATTGGTTTTGAGTGTTTCTTAGAACTTACAATATCGTTAAGTAAACACCCTATACCACATCAATGAACCAATTAATAATGTTTAAGTCAAGTTTAACTAATTTTTGTATATCAAATGGTTAAGTTAACAAATGAATGGAAAATACTTATATGAAATTCATTCTCATTACCTTTCATTGATCGGTAGCTTCTCCAAGTGTTTTGCTTGGGCTCTGTGTGAATTTTTATGAGATTTAGTATGGTGGTGACCTATGTATATTAGTTTAGTTGGTTGTCAATAACAACATTCTTAGAAACTCTGATATTGAATACAAGTATCAAGTTAGCAAGGCCAATGATTCAAATTTGTGAGAATTTGTTCCAAAAAGCTTGATAATTTATTGTCTTTGCTCCTTAGTTGTTTAACTATTATCTTCATATATATTTAGCTAAGACAGGTAGTTCTCATCTCAGATTAGTTGCAATTCTTTGTGTTCCTTGATCCTATCTCTCTTCATCATCCACAGACAACCAAAGACACACTCTAACCTGAATAATTTTCATATTTGTGTAGAAATTTTGTTTAGTTATCACAAATGACAATATTAGAACTCTATGTGATGCCATTTTTATCTTATTGAATTTTGATCAAGGTTTAATGGATCCATGTAAAGCAACAATTTGATattcttaaagaaaaagaaaaaagacatATATggagattaaataaataaagataaaacGTGTAATTTTTATGTATGTTCAAAGGAATGTAATTCCTTGTAACTGGAAAGTttggttattatttttattatcaatTATCTTTGGCTTAAGAAACCATTAATAGTTATTACGTGACAAATGTGTTTGACAATtgaaactaataataataataataataaagactaATTAAGTTTGACCTTATTCCATTTATTACTTGTATATATAAATGAAGAATAATTATTTATGAGGTAGGGATTCAACTAAGGCATGAATCCTTAACAACTAAGTAAAAAAGACACCCCCTCTCTTCTAACTTTGACAAGTCTTTAATCACTAGATCACATGACTCAGAGGAAGGCATTTCTAAagtttataattaataaaattaaaaagaataataatagtTCAGGTAactcttctattttttttaactaattagTTAGAGTTGTGACATATATATGGTCCACAGATATAAAGACATGTACTTAAGAAAAATATACTTGTTTTTTTATGTAGCTATAGCTAGTTGAATTGATATGATAGATAAAGTATACCTATATGTATAGCCTTCCGTGTTATGGTTAATGATAACACGGAAAGCTTTTGTGATAACGTAAAGCTGGTGTTTTTTTCTGTTTGCTTTAAGTTTTTCTTGCTAGTTTTGTGCTCTTGCTTGTTCTGTTTTGTGTGGTAATCTTGCTGGTAAGTGATAGTTTAGTTTCAGAAGAACTTTTTTCTTTTTGCAATGCCAATTTGATTTTATCTAGAGTGTTGTCATTAAAAGGAGAGAATAAAACAGATTCTTAGAAATAATGGAACATTGTTAGACATGTTTGTTTAGCAGCCTTGTTCTgcattttttcttttcaaattcatATACCATTTAATTCTTAAATTATTGTTCTTGTGGTAGTTGATGATTAGATTTTAGTCTTATCGTCTCTTTGTTgggatttattttttattattattttttctctttttaatATTAGAATTAATGTTGGTGGAAATGGTAGTAAAAGTttgccttctttttttttttcattaattcttCCTTGTTTAATTGAGTTGGGATCACAATCATATCTAACACCCACAGATGACTCTCCACCTACAATTGAATTGCTGAAACCACTTCATGAGAAAGAGAGATGtgaatatatattaaatttgGAGATCAagatttgacttttttttttcattattatttgctTTAAGTGGGAAAGATTGGTTTGGttacaaatatatattatttgcTATTTTTTATGCAATCAATTTATATGGACTTTGTATGTTCACCTATTCCTTTGAATCTTTTTTTTGTTTAGGATTATTTAGAAGCTCATTTCGCTATTATTTATGAGTTCTATTTTGGAGaatgatttatgatttattttaaagaGTGTTATTAGTTGGTATGTTGAGTTTAACTGTTAGAAATATATATTCTTAATTTTCGGTGATAAATAAAGTGTCTAGAATACCTCACATGAATCTTAAATGTattgaatttatattattttcGGTGATAGTGAATATTATAGTGAAGCTTATATTATTTTTACATTGAAAGATTGTTCAAATGTAttgaaattttataatatttaaatttgattgtaCAAATTTATCAATGCATATATATCATCAATTTTTTTAGATATGTCTTCTGCGGTTATGCAACATCACGAAGGTGATGGTGGGGCAAATCCTCCTCCAGATCCAATGCAGATACAGGCTGATTGTGAGAGAGGTAACACATGCAATTATTTTTTTTGGATGAAtatattgaattaatttatttatgtgtatataataattatatgtaTTTGAGAAATAATAGTGACGACTAAAACGAAAAGGCGCGGCATCAACAAGGGGTTTTCAACTCGAGAAGCTAGAGTTGCATTAGGTAGACCACTACCACTGGAGTGGGATGTTCGAgggaagacttacaaagaaaTTGGTGATTATTCCCAACATTTCTCTAGAGAGATCGGCATTCTCATTCGACAATATGCCGATCCCGACTACGACCGATGGGATAAAGTACCCAGCGAAGTTAGAGATCGCATACTTCCTCGTCTAGAGGTaatttatttctataattttttttattgggttcactttaatattaaatctagctaatttattttatttttttgattcaGGATGATTTATTCGACATTGGTCGAAGTCGATATGCCTCAGAGAACCTCCCCGGCATTCTTTTGGGCATTCAACGGTCGTGCGCTGATCATTACTCGGAGTGGAAGAATGACTTGTCCACTCATTTAAAAAAGAATGGTCGAGCACATCCTCCTGATGGTTTGGTGGTGGAGAAATGGCAGAAGGCGCTCCAGTATTTTGATCGCCCTGAAGTGAAGGTAttcacaaaaatattattttttaatttatttttgttaatttaacaTATGGTTAACACAAGTTCTTTGCAGAGGCGTTCTGAGACTAACTCTGCGAACCGtgcaaaacaaaaacagagaagCGTACAGGGTTCACAGTCTACGCCAGCCCTTTGTTACAATAAGGTACtttattttttacataatttttatttatgttttttataatgattttttttcttaatttttttcaaacttcTTGTATTGTAGCGTGATTTACAAACTGGGTGTCTTGCTGGGGTTCCAGAGATTTGGATGGCGACTAAGTACAGAGACGAGGAAGGTTGGGTGAGCAAGGCAGCAAAGGATAA
It encodes the following:
- the LOC133814260 gene encoding uncharacterized protein LOC133814260, which produces MSSAVMQHHEGDGGANPPPDPMQIQADCERVTTKTKRRGINKGFSTREARVALGRPLPLEWDVRGKTYKEIGDYSQHFSREIGILIRQYADPDYDRWDKVPSEVRDRILPRLEDDLFDIGRSRYASENLPGILLGIQRSCADHYSEWKNDLSTHLKKNGRAHPPDGLVVEKWQKALQYFDRPEVKRRSETNSANRAKQKQRSVQGSQSTPALS